The nucleotide window gatgcatgggccctgtgGCGTTCTCAATAGTAAAAATTCCTGCATGCAAAATGGGGAATGTAAATACCATTATCCCCAAGCATTCTCAGATGCTACATTGCAAGGGAAAGACTCATATCCAATTTATAGACGCAGGGATGATGGCCGTAAAGTGCGCATTAGGGGATCTGTTTTGGATAATAGATGGGTTGTGCCGTATAATCCATACCTACTTATGAGATATAATTGCCATATAAACATCGAAGTTTGCTCCAGCATCAAGGCTGTTAAGTATTTATTTAAGTACATTTACAAGGGTCATGACCGTGCCTCTTTTATTGTAGAAGCCGCAGAAGGTCGAGTTATTGATGAAATTCGTGAGTATAGAGATGCCCGCTTTATATCACCTCCAGAAGCAATATGGAGAATTTACTCTTTCGACCTGAGTGAGATGTCTCCTCCCGTTCTACAATTACAAGTCCATTTGCCAAATATGCATTTGGTCCGTTATAAAGACTGACAATTTGGAAAATGTGATTAGTATAGAATCATCTTCCAGGACAATGCTTACTGAGTATTTTAGAATGAACTCTATCGATCCTTATGCTAGAAATTTCCTATATAAGGAATTCCCTGAATTTTATACATGGCAGAGGAACCACAAGACATGGAGACAACGTACCAAGAGAATTCAAATAGGTCGATTTGTGGCTGCTCACCCTGCAGAAGGTGAACGCTATTACTTGAGAATATTGCTAAACCATGTGAGGGGGGCTACATCTTTTGATGATTTACGTACTGTTGATGGTGTTGTTTTCTCCACATTTAGAGAAGCTGCAGAGAGAAGGGGTCTCATAGAAGCAGATGATAGTATTTCTGACTGTCTCACCGAAGCTGCCACATTTCAAATGCCCTATGCACTTAGAAGGCTTTTTGCTACAATTTTGGCATTTTGCGAAGTTACAAATGTTCGTGCATTATGGAACAATCACTTTGAAGCAATGTCTGACGATTTTCGTAGGGAGAACATAAGTGATGAAGCAATCGAGAAACTCGTGCTTGGAGATATTCGATATTTGTTATATTCCATGGGAAAGGACATCAAGACCTTTGATCTTCCAGATCTATTGGATGCTGATGATCTGGACAGCTTAGAGGCGAGAGAATTGAGTGAAGAAATGTCTATTGAAGTTGCTAAAGAAGACCTGGAGCTGCAGGCAACTTTAAACAATGAACAACAGCTTGCTTTTGATGAAATAATGGACCACGTCTTGAACCAGAAGGGTAAGGTCTTCTTCATCGATGGTCCAGGAGGTACAGGAAAGACGT belongs to Triticum urartu cultivar G1812 chromosome 7, Tu2.1, whole genome shotgun sequence and includes:
- the LOC125524277 gene encoding ATP-dependent DNA helicase PIF1-like isoform X1 — translated: MLTEYFRMNSIDPYARNFLYKEFPEFYTWQRNHKTWRQRTKRIQIGRFVAAHPAEGERYYLRILLNHVRGATSFDDLRTVDGVVFSTFREAAERRGLIEADDSISDCLTEAATFQMPYALRRLFATILAFCEVTNVRALWNNHFEAMSDDFRRENISDEAIEKLVLGDIRYLLYSMGKDIKTFDLPDLLDADDLDSLEARELSEEMSIEVAKEDLELQATLNNEQQLAFDEIMDHVLNQKGKVFFIDGPGGTGKTCLYKALLAKVRSMGLIAIAIATSGIAASIMPGGRTAHSRFKIPINVQEDTVCNFSKQSGTAELLRRASLIIWDEVAMTKRQAVEALDRSLQDITGCRSQFGGKVIVFGGDFRQVLPVVRRGTRAQIVNAILRKSYLWEDIRQIKLWRNMRAQTDPWFSDFLLRVGNGVEESIGEDYVHLPEEMVVGYTHSETSVSKLLNEVFPSLDKNGRLPSYISSRAILSTKMNTWMN